The following proteins are encoded in a genomic region of Ostrea edulis chromosome 7, xbOstEdul1.1, whole genome shotgun sequence:
- the LOC130048630 gene encoding uncharacterized protein LOC130048630: MRIDLHDSTCSSETKRCLTMAGWTLSLKRGNVVFQTSSGNSSTVREVVCGKEDENLKITMIHTDYEEMVVHVSALAFYATDNMFKSLHGLNNVDFAKEFANIAQLNGLKLSRTSVSDATPTRVKSNFTHAVSFREEVQILRNLHPEKDVLKEDEMLNTAHKMWRRNSEEHFEMKAGSIGGLMKEAISVACLSQRCFRKAENIMTEYQQWRLRRQSNNKVNRMLFVQLPGLRKESEIFDLLCQFEERVLTKKEFNEKLKEAKSKPEKDITSRKRLGPEFHVRELKERNAALEERNIALRRRILQLEKKVETASSSNKRKKQDIYVRIYICLLVNHVSPFFSNHFCH; the protein is encoded by the exons atgaggatcgatctacATGATAGCACATGCTCAAGCGAAACAAAG CGTTGCTTAACCATGGCCGGTTGGACTTTGAGTTTGAAGAGGGGAAATGTTGTCTTCCAGACATCAA GTGGCAATTCTTCAACAGTCAGAGAAGTAGTCTGTGGTAAAGAGGATGAAAACTTAAAGATTACTATG ATTCACACAGATTATGAAGAAATGGTAGTCCATGTTTCAGCATTAGCTTTCTATGCCACAGACAACATGTTCAAGTCATTGCACGGCCTTAATAATGTGGATTTTGCCAAGGAATTTGCCAACATAGCACAACTCAACGGACTTAAACTCAGTAGAACATCAG tttcagATGCCACACCCACTCGTGTTAAGTCCAATTTCACGCATGCCGTCAGTTTCCGAGAGGAAGTGCAG ATACTGAGAAACTTGCACCCAGAGAAGGATGTGCTGAAAGAAGATGAGATGCTGAATACCGCCCACAAGATGTGGAGGAGGAATTCTGAGGAGCATTTCGAAATGAAagcg GGATCCATCGGTGGCCTTATGAAAGAAGCGATTAGTGTGGCCTGCCTTAGCCAAAGGTGTTTCAGGAAGGCTGAGAATATTATGACGGAATATCAGCAATGGCGATTAAGGAGGCAGAGTAATAACAAAGTGAACAGGATGCTCTTTGTGCAGCTTCCTGGGTTAAGAAAAGAATCAGAGATCTTTGACCTACTCTGCCAGTTTGAAGAGAGGGTCTTAACCAAGAAGGAATTCAACGAAAAACTGAAGGAGGCAAAG AGTAAACCCGAGAAGGATATTACCTCTAGAAAAAGACTTGGACCTGAG TTCCACGTGAGAGAACTGAAAGAGAGAAATGCAGCATTGGAAGAGAGGAACATTGCTCTTCGTCGGAGAATTCTTCAGTTGGAGAAGAAAGTG GAAACTGCTTCAAGTTCAAACAAAAGGAAAAAACAGGACATCTATGTAAGAATATACATATGCTTATTAGTCAATCATGTTTCTCCTTTCTTTTCCAATCATTTTTGCCATTAA
- the LOC125654956 gene encoding complement C1q tumor necrosis factor-related protein 3-like isoform X1 — protein MILYVDCSTTRMNPKGLLMIPLLLCVVIFTDADSRKPKVFLHDYTSYKNICREMDWVPKCNKQPLKGCFGKVVAFHAHLSKSLLNAPVNTIIKLTNVQTNEGGGYNPTTGKFTAPTDGVYSFYWTYCTNKGSTVYVGGYVDGKLTTRVLTHGQANAWQNTSGQVVIKLNKGSQFWIQTFFGTAQFIHDSYTFLSGYKLSGC, from the exons ATGATTCTCTACGTTGATTGCAGCACTACAAGAATGAATCCAAAGGGACTGCTGATGATTCCACTGCTCCTGTGTGTCGTGATATTTACGGACGCTGACTCCCGGAAACCGAAGGTCTTTCTCCATGACTATACCAGCTACAAAAACATATGTCGTGAAATGGATTGGGTGCCGAAATGCAACAAACAGCCGCTTAAAG GTTGTTTCGGAAAGGTTGTTGCATTCCATGCTCATCTCTCTAAAAGTTTGCTGAATGCACCAGTAAATACGATAATAAAACTTACCAATGTCCAAACAAACGAAGGAGGAGGATACAATCCAACAACAGGTAAATTCACCGCTCCTACAGACGGCGTCTACTCGTTTTACTGGACCTACTGCACAAACAAAGGATCCACCGTCTACGTTGGTGGATATGTGGATGGTAAACTGACTACACGGGTTCTTACTCACGGTCAGGCAAATGCATGGCAGAACACATCTGGACAAGTCGTTATCAAACTAAACAAAGGGAGTCAATTCTGGATTCAAACTTTCTTTGGAACTGCTCAATTTATTCATGATAGTTACACTTTCCTTTCAGGCTACAAATTGTCTGGTTGTTAA
- the LOC125654956 gene encoding complement C1q tumor necrosis factor-related protein 3-like isoform X2: MNPKGLLMIPLLLCVVIFTDADSRKPKVFLHDYTSYKNICREMDWVPKCNKQPLKGCFGKVVAFHAHLSKSLLNAPVNTIIKLTNVQTNEGGGYNPTTGKFTAPTDGVYSFYWTYCTNKGSTVYVGGYVDGKLTTRVLTHGQANAWQNTSGQVVIKLNKGSQFWIQTFFGTAQFIHDSYTFLSGYKLSGC, encoded by the exons ATGAATCCAAAGGGACTGCTGATGATTCCACTGCTCCTGTGTGTCGTGATATTTACGGACGCTGACTCCCGGAAACCGAAGGTCTTTCTCCATGACTATACCAGCTACAAAAACATATGTCGTGAAATGGATTGGGTGCCGAAATGCAACAAACAGCCGCTTAAAG GTTGTTTCGGAAAGGTTGTTGCATTCCATGCTCATCTCTCTAAAAGTTTGCTGAATGCACCAGTAAATACGATAATAAAACTTACCAATGTCCAAACAAACGAAGGAGGAGGATACAATCCAACAACAGGTAAATTCACCGCTCCTACAGACGGCGTCTACTCGTTTTACTGGACCTACTGCACAAACAAAGGATCCACCGTCTACGTTGGTGGATATGTGGATGGTAAACTGACTACACGGGTTCTTACTCACGGTCAGGCAAATGCATGGCAGAACACATCTGGACAAGTCGTTATCAAACTAAACAAAGGGAGTCAATTCTGGATTCAAACTTTCTTTGGAACTGCTCAATTTATTCATGATAGTTACACTTTCCTTTCAGGCTACAAATTGTCTGGTTGTTAA